CAAGATCGAACGGATCTTCCGCATCCACCTCAAGGCGTTCGACTGGAATTGTCCGCAGCACATCGTGCCGCGGTTCACCGAAGCCGAGATTGCTGCCGGTACGCAAACCCTGCGTGATCGCCTCATCGCGCTCGAAGCCGAAAATGCGGATATGCGCGCGCGCCTTACCGGAGGGGACATAAGCCCGCTCGGGCAAGGAAACTGACCCGTGAAACCCGATCTCGTTTCGCTCGGCAATGGTCTGCTGGCGGCCGTGATCTATGCCCTGCTGGGCGTCCGCGGCACTAGGCGCGAGCGTGCTGGCGGCGGACGTGCAGAGCTTCTAGGGGCGCTCGGCTGCGGCTGCTAAGCGTTCTGAAGTCGAACGCTAGTCCAAGCCGAGACCAAGTTCTGCGGTCGACGCTTTGATCCGGTGCATAAACGCAGTCGCGCCCATGGTCTGCGAACGGTGCAAGCCGCGGCGAAAGTATCGCTGAGCTCTGTCCGTCTGTCCGGTATGCGCGGCGATCAGCGCCCCGACACGCCATAACTCGGGGTGGGACCAACGTTCCTCCCTAGCGTCACGACAGTCGAGCAAAGGCTTCAGAGCACGAATTGCGCAATCAGGATCGCCAGCGCACAACCAAGCCTCAGCGAGGAGGCAACGGTAGAGGCTCGTCCGCAGACGCCACCCATTTGCCCACAGCGCCTCGATGCTGGCCGCCATCGTATCTAGTCCATTGCTGTTCCCCCGCGCCGCAGCAATTGCACCGGCGAAAAACAGCGCAGTTCCCTCGTAAATGCCAACGCTTTCACGCCGCGCCACTTCGGCCAACCTGCCCTGCAGGTCTTCGGCCCGGCCCAGGTCTCCATCCAGGAAGGCGGCGGGCAACCCCGCCAGGCAGATGGCGTTCCCGAGCGAGATCATGTGATTAAGGTTCTCCGCTCTCGCGATTGCGCGGTCGGACAGTTCGACCGAAAGCTCGCTGCGCCCCTGCAGCCAGGCCAAGAGCGACGAAGACAGGTTGATCGCGACGGGCAAATCGACCTGAAAGCGCGAGAGGCCCTGCTCGTCCCTTGCCTCTCCCCAAGATTGCCTCAAAAATTGCAGACGCGCATCCGCCGAGGCTAACCGTCCTACATAGATCTCATCGTGCGCAAGAAACCTCATTCCGCCCGGTGCCTTGCTCCACTCGACATCGGCAGACCTGGCGAAGTCCAGCATGCTGCGCAGCGCCGTCAGCGGCCGACCGGAATAGGCGAGGTAGACAGCCTCGCCGCAGACTGCCTGCAAGGCAAGATCGCCATCTCCCGCCGCGTTGGCAAATTGGATGCTTTCGCGCCACGCCTCACCCGTCTGCGGATGCACCTGACGGGCAAGCGTCATCCCCCAGGCTTGAGCCATGTGCATCCGGGCGCGGCTCAGCGGCGGCAGGTCGCCGCCGTTGCCAAACGCCAAGGCCTGCTCCAGTGCGGCGAGCAGTTCCTGGAAAGCCGACTGTTCCTGCCACAACGGCAGAGCGGCGACCACCAGGTCGACTCCCATGCGCGCGTTGCCCTGAGGATCGAAGGCCCAGCGTATAGCAGCGCGCAGGTCGTCCATCTGCTCGCCGTACCTGCCCAACCATTCGCGAGCTGTCAGAAACGACCATTCGCGCTCTGCCTCCTGCATGCGCGCCAACACGCGGGCCGCAAACAAACGCTTCGCCAAGTCGACCTGGGGTGATCCCAGCAGACGCTGCGACGCATAAACCCAAGTACTTTCGACGAGACGATAGCGCAGTGCGCCGGCGATGACATCCGCAGACACCAGGGACTTGGCGACAAGCTGGCCAAGCGCATCACGGCCGGTCATCGGATCGAGCAGTCCCGCAGCGTAGATGCTTTCCGCGTCCTCGGCGCTAAACCGGCCAGCGAACACCGACAAAAGCTCGAAGAGGACCGCTTCCTGCTCGGGCAGCAAGCGGTAGCTCCAGTCCAGGGCGGCTTCGAGCGTCTGGTGTCGCAGCGGAGCATCGCGCCGCCCGCGGTGCATCGCCGCGAACCCTTCTCTGAAAAGCTCTGTCAGAGCCTCGGCGCCGAAACTGCCTGCAGTTCCGGCCGCAAGTTCGATCGCCAATGCAAGTCCGTCGAGCCGGGCACAGATCGAAGCTACAGCTTGCACATAGCCAGGGTCCAAATCCGCATCGTCGCCTCTACCTGCCTTGGCGAGAAACAGACGTACAGCGGGGTACTGCAGAGCCTCCTCAGTAACGGTTATCGCGCCTGGATCGGGAAAACCGAGTTTCGCCAAGTGAACAACGTTTTCGTGGCGCGTGCGTAGTGGCTCGCGGGTCGTGGCGATAATCTGCGCCTCGGGCACCGCGTGAGAGATGCGCTCCAGCAAGGCTGCCGCCGTGGTAATCACATGCTCGCAGTTATCGATGATTAGGATCGGGCGCTCGGCGCGCAGCAGAGCGATGACACCGGCGATCGGGTCGTCGAGGCCAAGCGAAATGCCCAGCGCCGTTGCCATTGCCGGGATAACGAACTGGGAACTGTTCAAGGTCGAAAGATCGACGAAGGCGACGGGCTGGCCGGCGGCGCGGAAATGCTGCGCGGCGGCGACAGCGATCGAGGTCTTACCCGCGCCCCCTGGACCCACGACCGTCACATAGCCATTCTGCTGCATGCGCACCGCGATCTGGTGCAGAGCGTCGTCGCGGCCGTAAAGGTGCGGCGCGGTGGGCGGCGGTGTTAGGCGCAGTCCGCTAGATCCGGCTGGGGGCTTGGCGGGTGCTTCCTCGACATTGTTTAACGCCGCCACGAACTTGTAGCCTCGGCCTGCAATCGTCACGATATAGTCGGTTTCTGGATCGCAAGCCGCCAGTATGCGCCGCAGGTTGCCGATATTGACCTTCAAATTGTGCTCATGCACGAGGTAGCCGGGCCAGACATGCGCAAACAGCTCGGCTTTGTTGACCGTTTCACCTGCACGCCGCACCAGTAGCGTCAGGATGTCGAACGCCCGGCCACCCAGAGCGACGGCTTCACCGTGATGCAAGAGCGCCTGGCGGTCCGGGATCAACTCGAAGTTGCCGAACTGAAAGGATGTTCGTTCGGAGATCAAATGGTGTCGCCTTCGGTTCCGCACAGCGCGATCCCTGCTACGGCCTTTCGCGTTTGTAGCGTGGTGCACGCTCCGTTGCCAGCATTAGCACCATCCATAAATCATTGCCGTGCGTGGTATTTGCTTCGGACAGTTGCACCTGCAGCGTCGGCCAATCGGCAGCTTGGAGCTCGACAGCTGCCGTTTGGTTCAACACTGCAAAGGGTAGGTTTGTCCCAGTTATTGCCATTGGCACAACCTGTTCGACGCCCAACGTGGCCTCTCATGCGGTGATTTCATCGCCCGATGCTGGTTGTGTCACGCTCAAAACCAGCGAGAAGATCGGCGGCCCAATCGAGACCTGAGTCGATAAGATAGCGCTCGGCGAAATCCGCCCGACCGCCATCAGTGATCATCGCGTGGATCCGGTCTTGGCTGGCCGGATCGGAGGTACCGCAGAGCGCCAGCGCGATCGGCCCCAGCCTCAGGTCGAAGAGCCGGTTGCCGCGCGCGGACTGCAGATAATATTGCCGCTTCGGCGTCGCTCGGCTGACCAACTCGATTTGCCGGTCGTTCAGGCCGAACCGTTCATACGCCTCGCGGCTCTGCGGCTCGATTGCGCGGTCGTTGGGAAGCAATATGCGCTGAGGACAGCTTTCGATGATGGCCGGCGCGATGCTGCTCGATGCGATGTCCGCGAGGCTCTGGGTCGCGAACAGCACCGCCACATTCTTCTTGCGCAGCACCTTCAACCATTCGCGGATGCGCGCGGCGAACAGCGGATGGTCGAGGAAAATCCAGGCTTCGTCGAGCACGAGCAGGGTCGGCCGACCATCGAACCGCTCCTCCAACCGGTGGAATAGATAGGTCAGCACGGGCGCCACCACGCCGGTCTGGCCCATCAGCGCCTCGGTTTCAAAGCACTGGACATCGGCGAAGGCGAGATGCTGCTCGGCCGCGTCGAGCAGACGGCCGTAGGGACCGTCGAGCGTGTAGGCACTAAGCGCGGTGCGAAGCGCGTTCGACTGGAGCAGCAAGGTGAGCCCGGTCAGCGTTCGCTCCTCGGGCGGGGCGGAGGCGAGGCTGCCGAGCGCAGACCATACCGCGTCCTTGATCTCGGGCGTGACGATAACCTTTTCGTGTGCGAGTAGCGCACCGATCCACTCCGCTGCCCAACTCCGTTCTTTGGCATCGTCGATCCGCCGCAGGGGCTGGAACGCCAGCGTTTCGCCGGCATCCGCACCGAGGCCGAGCGCGTGGTGTGCGCCGCCCATCGCCAGCACGGCGGCGCGCGCCGAAAACCCCTTGTCGAAGATATAGACCTGGGAGCCGGCGTAGCGTCGGAATTGGAGAGCGATCAGCGCGAGCAGCACCGATTTGCCGGCGCCGGTCGGACCGACCACCAGCATGTGGCCGACATCGCCGACATGGGTCGACAGGCGGAACGGCGTAGATCCCGCCGTGCTGGCATGGAGCAGCGGCGGTCCATCGAGATGGGCGTTGCGCGCCGGTCCGGCCCAGACCGACCACAGCGGCATCAGATGTGCGAGATTGAGCGTGTGAACCAGCGGCTGACGGACATTCGCGTAGACCTGACCTGGCAGCGACGACAGCCATGCCTCGACCGCGTTCACGCCCTCGCGGATCGTCGTGAACCCCAGCCCGTTGACGATCCGCTCGACCTGCCGGACCTTGTCCTCGACCCTGCCGCGATCGATGTCAGTCACCGTGATCGTCGTGGTCAGG
This genomic stretch from Sphingomonas panacis harbors:
- the trbE gene encoding conjugal transfer protein TrbE, whose protein sequence is MLNLAEYRHRADRLADHLPWAALVAPGIILNKDGSFQRTLRFRGPDLESATEAELISACARANNVLKRFGTGWALFFDAERREASAYPDSHFPDAASWLVDQERRAAFLEEGEHYESRYHLTLTWLPTPDSAEAAGRSLVERPDADKGRDWRRALSSFIAESDRALDLFASFMPEVRALDDSETLTFLHDTISERAHRVAVPETPVYLDALLVDTPLTGGLEPRLGDSHIRTLTVLGFPSMSRPGILDALNHEDFAYRWVTRFLALDKSDATKALTKLRRQWFNKRKSITALLREIMYNQPSQLLDSDADNKVVDADMALQVLGGDHVAFGHLTTTITVTDIDRGRVEDKVRQVERIVNGLGFTTIREGVNAVEAWLSSLPGQVYANVRQPLVHTLNLAHLMPLWSVWAGPARNAHLDGPPLLHASTAGSTPFRLSTHVGDVGHMLVVGPTGAGKSVLLALIALQFRRYAGSQVYIFDKGFSARAAVLAMGGAHHALGLGADAGETLAFQPLRRIDDAKERSWAAEWIGALLAHEKVIVTPEIKDAVWSALGSLASAPPEERTLTGLTLLLQSNALRTALSAYTLDGPYGRLLDAAEQHLAFADVQCFETEALMGQTGVVAPVLTYLFHRLEERFDGRPTLLVLDEAWIFLDHPLFAARIREWLKVLRKKNVAVLFATQSLADIASSSIAPAIIESCPQRILLPNDRAIEPQSREAYERFGLNDRQIELVSRATPKRQYYLQSARGNRLFDLRLGPIALALCGTSDPASQDRIHAMITDGGRADFAERYLIDSGLDWAADLLAGFERDTTSIGR
- a CDS encoding XapX domain-containing protein, with translation MKPDLVSLGNGLLAAVIYALLGVRGTRRERAGGGRAELLGALGCGC
- a CDS encoding ATP-binding protein, whose product is MISERTSFQFGNFELIPDRQALLHHGEAVALGGRAFDILTLLVRRAGETVNKAELFAHVWPGYLVHEHNLKVNIGNLRRILAACDPETDYIVTIAGRGYKFVAALNNVEEAPAKPPAGSSGLRLTPPPTAPHLYGRDDALHQIAVRMQQNGYVTVVGPGGAGKTSIAVAAAQHFRAAGQPVAFVDLSTLNSSQFVIPAMATALGISLGLDDPIAGVIALLRAERPILIIDNCEHVITTAAALLERISHAVPEAQIIATTREPLRTRHENVVHLAKLGFPDPGAITVTEEALQYPAVRLFLAKAGRGDDADLDPGYVQAVASICARLDGLALAIELAAGTAGSFGAEALTELFREGFAAMHRGRRDAPLRHQTLEAALDWSYRLLPEQEAVLFELLSVFAGRFSAEDAESIYAAGLLDPMTGRDALGQLVAKSLVSADVIAGALRYRLVESTWVYASQRLLGSPQVDLAKRLFAARVLARMQEAEREWSFLTAREWLGRYGEQMDDLRAAIRWAFDPQGNARMGVDLVVAALPLWQEQSAFQELLAALEQALAFGNGGDLPPLSRARMHMAQAWGMTLARQVHPQTGEAWRESIQFANAAGDGDLALQAVCGEAVYLAYSGRPLTALRSMLDFARSADVEWSKAPGGMRFLAHDEIYVGRLASADARLQFLRQSWGEARDEQGLSRFQVDLPVAINLSSSLLAWLQGRSELSVELSDRAIARAENLNHMISLGNAICLAGLPAAFLDGDLGRAEDLQGRLAEVARRESVGIYEGTALFFAGAIAAARGNSNGLDTMAASIEALWANGWRLRTSLYRCLLAEAWLCAGDPDCAIRALKPLLDCRDAREERWSHPELWRVGALIAAHTGQTDRAQRYFRRGLHRSQTMGATAFMHRIKASTAELGLGLD